The following proteins are co-located in the Trichocoleus sp. FACHB-46 genome:
- a CDS encoding NUDIX hydrolase, producing the protein MGFGSEPPQLLKQRLFYRGRKFNFEVNTLRLPNRAVGDWECVRHPGGALAVPVTPDGKLILLRQYRFALKGRILEFPAGTIEPNEDPAETIRREIEEETGYRAGAWRKLGEFSLAPGYSDEIIYAFLAQDLEKLETPPAQDVDEDIELVLMTPKELEQAILAGQPVDAKSISSFFLARPFLA; encoded by the coding sequence ATGGGTTTTGGTTCCGAACCCCCACAGCTATTGAAACAACGCCTCTTCTACCGAGGCCGCAAGTTTAACTTTGAAGTCAATACTCTGCGTCTCCCCAACCGAGCGGTAGGAGATTGGGAATGTGTGCGGCACCCCGGTGGAGCACTGGCTGTCCCGGTCACTCCCGATGGCAAACTCATTTTGTTACGGCAATACCGTTTTGCCTTGAAGGGGCGGATTCTAGAGTTTCCAGCGGGCACCATCGAGCCTAACGAAGACCCAGCAGAAACGATTCGGCGCGAAATTGAGGAAGAAACTGGCTATCGCGCTGGTGCTTGGCGGAAGCTAGGAGAATTTTCCTTGGCTCCCGGCTACTCAGATGAGATTATCTACGCTTTTCTGGCCCAAGATTTAGAAAAGTTAGAAACGCCACCTGCCCAGGATGTCGATGAAGACATTGAACTGGTCTTGATGACTCCTAAGGAATTGGAGCAGGCGATTTTGGCGGGACAACCTGTAGACGCCAAATCTATTTCCAGCTTCTTCTTAGCTCGCCCTTTTCTAGCCTAG
- the folK gene encoding 2-amino-4-hydroxy-6-hydroxymethyldihydropteridine diphosphokinase, translating into MPLSNVPSSCTHPLIHSAAIALGSNLGDSQQTLESALVELEQTPGITLQARSHWYVTAPVGPPQPDFLNGCALLTTTLTPQTLLAILLEIEQQFGRVRQERWGPRSLDLDLLFFDDLILETDTLTLPHPRMSERAFVLVPLAEIASDWLEPVSRKAIADLVQAVDWSGVRRL; encoded by the coding sequence ATGCCGCTATCAAATGTCCCTAGTTCCTGCACGCATCCATTGATTCACAGTGCCGCGATCGCTTTAGGTAGCAATTTAGGAGACTCGCAACAAACTTTAGAATCAGCTTTGGTAGAGCTAGAGCAGACACCTGGAATTACCCTACAAGCGCGATCGCACTGGTATGTCACGGCTCCGGTTGGTCCGCCTCAACCCGATTTCCTCAATGGCTGTGCCCTGCTCACTACCACGCTGACCCCGCAAACATTACTCGCGATTTTATTAGAAATAGAACAGCAATTTGGGCGAGTGAGACAAGAACGGTGGGGGCCGCGATCGCTTGACCTCGACTTGTTATTTTTTGATGATTTAATTTTGGAAACTGACACCCTCACTCTGCCACATCCCCGCATGAGCGAGCGGGCTTTTGTGCTAGTGCCTCTAGCCGAAATTGCCTCCGATTGGTTGGAGCCAGTTTCTCGAAAAGCGATCGCAGATTTGGTTCAGGCGGTAGACTGGTCAGGAGTGCGCCGATTGTGA
- a CDS encoding Npun_R1517 family heterocyst differentiation transcriptional regulator: protein MKQDSLDRQPAAFEVSVYECEVHLKFRLIEEKGGLSDRDQLLEQLIDAFTCGTDEYLEPLQVLVKAEEVSEMSASPELRRQLIRLRNSNELA, encoded by the coding sequence ATGAAACAGGATTCTCTGGATCGCCAGCCCGCTGCATTTGAAGTCAGTGTTTATGAGTGCGAAGTCCATCTGAAGTTTCGTTTGATTGAAGAGAAAGGTGGGCTCAGCGATCGCGATCAACTGCTAGAGCAACTGATTGATGCTTTTACCTGTGGTACCGACGAGTACCTGGAGCCGTTGCAAGTTTTAGTGAAAGCTGAAGAAGTTTCCGAAATGTCGGCTTCTCCCGAACTGCGTCGTCAACTCATCCGCCTACGCAACTCCAACGAACTAGCCTAG
- a CDS encoding tetratricopeptide repeat protein: MQQKWDQCRLRAIELYKGSKFRESLTLSEANLELARGLQDQVREAASLNDLGLAHSRLSQLQRALHCFDQARLIFQVLGDRASETAALSNTALVYAKLGQPKRALLLYNQILAIRQQLGDRAAEATTLNNMGFAYSAFGQSQTALEHFQQALLIQRELGDRTGEATTLNNIGSIYNDLGELAQAWLHYQQVLLVRQQAGDTSGAAITMNNLALTYANLGQSNQALLFYNQILLLQQEMDDRLGQAVTLSNTGAVHRSLGQLEKALGFYQQALLIRREAGDRLGEINTTANIGTVYVELGKKSRALAFYAKAWGLADQLGNQTLTEWLRSLIESLDISL; this comes from the coding sequence GTGCAACAGAAATGGGATCAATGCCGCCTTCGGGCGATCGAACTGTATAAAGGCAGCAAATTTCGTGAATCTTTAACCCTTTCTGAAGCTAATTTGGAATTGGCTAGAGGCTTGCAAGATCAGGTCAGAGAAGCCGCTTCCCTCAATGACCTGGGTTTAGCTCACTCTCGCCTCAGTCAACTCCAAAGAGCCTTGCACTGTTTCGATCAAGCTAGGTTGATTTTTCAGGTTTTAGGGGATCGAGCCAGTGAAACCGCTGCTTTGAGCAACACTGCCTTAGTCTATGCCAAACTGGGACAACCCAAACGCGCTTTGCTGCTTTACAACCAAATTTTGGCCATTCGGCAGCAACTGGGCGATCGCGCTGCTGAGGCCACCACTCTCAACAATATGGGCTTTGCTTATAGTGCCTTTGGTCAATCCCAAACTGCTCTAGAGCATTTTCAGCAAGCGCTTTTAATTCAACGTGAGCTGGGCGATCGCACGGGCGAAGCCACCACTCTGAACAATATTGGATCCATTTATAACGACTTGGGTGAGCTGGCTCAGGCATGGCTGCATTATCAGCAAGTGTTGTTGGTGAGGCAGCAGGCGGGAGATACTTCTGGCGCAGCCATCACTATGAATAATTTGGCCTTAACCTATGCCAACTTAGGTCAATCCAATCAAGCCCTGCTGTTCTATAACCAGATTTTGTTGCTACAGCAGGAGATGGACGATCGCTTAGGTCAAGCTGTGACTCTGTCGAATACGGGGGCAGTTCATCGCTCGCTGGGCCAGTTAGAGAAAGCTTTGGGATTTTACCAGCAAGCACTGCTTATCCGACGCGAAGCAGGCGATCGCTTGGGCGAAATTAATACGACGGCGAACATTGGCACTGTCTATGTTGAGTTAGGCAAAAAAAGCCGCGCTCTGGCATTTTATGCAAAAGCTTGGGGGCTAGCAGACCAACTAGGCAATCAAACCCTCACAGAATGGTTGCGGAGTTTAATTGAAAGTTTAGATATCAGTCTATAA
- a CDS encoding universal stress protein, translating into MPSTTSPLLPPLLLATDGSTSAGTAQRLLLPVIQLFSQLPPEADRQTWLDILTVQPWPAGMRPRLPALSRKPTAETRTPEAEPELTSPLPLPEVENGHRADLNPNDLFAQIKAEMPLDRKIAYQSREGRPATEILNHARTIQAGLIAVGHRGVGGSRELLLGSVSSAIARYATCHVLVARGLPEAPTLQPKWHHVLLAVNGSQSTKQAIALTRQLIPAGIQRVTILCAQTPLNPHYLFGPFATPTPNWQLTQSLQQAQKEQSEQIIQKAQEKLAGANVAITSLIQTGEPGPIICQIAQQQQADVIILGSDRHPAFRNIRLTATGDYVLHHAPCPILLCRTARLETETNLGSEAEISREEA; encoded by the coding sequence ATGCCGTCTACTACTTCTCCTTTGCTGCCACCGCTGCTACTGGCTACGGATGGTTCTACAAGTGCTGGCACGGCACAGCGGCTTTTGCTTCCGGTAATCCAGCTTTTCTCCCAGCTGCCACCTGAGGCAGACCGACAAACCTGGCTAGACATTCTCACTGTACAGCCTTGGCCTGCGGGAATGCGCCCAAGACTCCCGGCCCTATCTAGGAAACCAACGGCTGAAACCCGGACGCCTGAAGCAGAGCCAGAACTGACCTCACCCTTGCCACTACCTGAAGTAGAGAATGGGCATCGGGCTGATTTGAACCCGAATGATTTGTTCGCTCAAATTAAAGCTGAAATGCCGCTAGACAGAAAAATTGCTTACCAGAGCCGAGAGGGGCGACCTGCGACTGAAATTTTGAACCATGCGCGGACAATTCAGGCTGGATTGATTGCAGTAGGTCATCGGGGTGTTGGTGGATCGCGGGAGTTGTTGCTGGGTAGCGTTTCTTCAGCGATCGCGCGTTATGCCACCTGTCACGTCTTAGTCGCGCGAGGTTTACCTGAAGCACCAACGCTACAACCAAAGTGGCACCACGTCCTCTTGGCTGTGAATGGCTCTCAATCCACCAAGCAAGCGATCGCCCTGACGCGCCAGTTAATTCCTGCAGGTATCCAGCGAGTCACCATCCTCTGTGCCCAAACACCCCTCAATCCTCACTACTTGTTTGGACCGTTCGCCACTCCCACCCCTAATTGGCAACTCACGCAATCCTTGCAACAAGCCCAAAAAGAGCAAAGTGAGCAAATCATTCAAAAGGCGCAAGAGAAGCTAGCAGGAGCAAATGTAGCAATCACCAGCTTGATCCAGACTGGAGAGCCAGGGCCGATTATTTGCCAAATTGCTCAACAGCAGCAAGCCGATGTGATTATTTTGGGGAGCGATCGCCATCCAGCTTTTCGTAATATTCGCCTCACTGCTACAGGCGACTACGTCCTGCATCATGCGCCTTGTCCGATTCTGCTTTGCCGCACAGCGCGATTGGAAACGGAAACCAACCTAGGATCTGAGGCTGAGATTTCGCGCGAGGAGGCCTAG
- a CDS encoding AAA family ATPase produces the protein MNTNELSQEVNVIYNAFSPLLELTGDDFENLLVLDLAKIGIICGFSDGDFDHKELYVYSLMIGLVRKSQDILSELYWWDSSEEVRNFYEKTVLDLFETVIEDKDYKFYIPSVIRSIDENNGTDFFDPFVNAMYRFAQVIVKADGTVSAKEIESLKLAWHLLNKEEDIETQEEEVSLTDELEEESLDEVLNHLSELIGMQNVKDEVESLANFLKIQKVRLERGMIKTPLSLHAVFCGPPGTGKTTVARLLGKVYKSLGLLSKGHLVETDRAGLVAGYVGHTALKVKELIDSALDGVLFIDEAYTLKPHDGTNDFGQEAIDTLLKYMEDYRDRLVVVVAGYPDEMTRFIESNPGLKSRFNRYFYFQNYIPEELSAMFEQRCVNSHLQLTNTARESLKNTFNILYTNRDRMFGNGRLVRNIFEKVLEKQANRIARIPSITDAILATIQPEDIPSLESLGIHQQKESKISAPQQNILELAKKGDPQAIAALMNRSLKPKGITAKANLKNDCLQVMVEAEQVPEVQAMASLIQKGMTSLGVESIERVRLYGRRRGDELPSWSHEFDLVANPFS, from the coding sequence GTGAATACTAATGAGCTTTCGCAAGAGGTCAATGTTATATATAACGCTTTTTCTCCATTACTTGAGCTAACAGGGGATGATTTTGAAAACCTTTTAGTATTGGACTTGGCCAAGATAGGCATAATTTGTGGGTTTAGTGATGGTGACTTTGACCATAAAGAACTGTACGTCTACTCACTAATGATAGGATTGGTTCGAAAAAGCCAAGATATTCTATCTGAACTATATTGGTGGGATTCCTCAGAAGAAGTAAGAAATTTTTACGAAAAAACAGTATTAGATCTATTTGAGACAGTAATTGAAGATAAAGATTATAAGTTTTATATACCCTCCGTAATCAGAAGTATTGACGAGAATAATGGGACTGATTTCTTTGATCCGTTTGTCAATGCCATGTACAGATTTGCTCAAGTTATCGTCAAAGCAGATGGAACAGTTTCAGCAAAGGAAATAGAGTCACTAAAGTTGGCTTGGCACTTATTAAATAAAGAAGAGGATATTGAAACTCAAGAAGAGGAAGTCAGTCTTACTGATGAACTTGAGGAAGAAAGTTTAGATGAGGTTTTGAACCATCTTAGCGAACTTATTGGTATGCAAAATGTGAAAGATGAGGTAGAAAGCCTAGCTAACTTTCTTAAAATTCAAAAGGTTCGGCTGGAAAGAGGAATGATAAAAACGCCTTTATCACTCCACGCTGTCTTTTGCGGACCACCGGGAACTGGGAAGACTACAGTTGCACGATTACTTGGCAAAGTTTACAAAAGCCTAGGTTTACTGAGTAAGGGACATCTTGTAGAAACTGATAGAGCAGGATTAGTCGCTGGATATGTTGGGCATACTGCACTGAAAGTTAAAGAATTAATAGATTCGGCTTTAGACGGTGTGCTTTTTATTGACGAAGCTTACACCCTAAAGCCACATGACGGTACTAATGACTTTGGTCAGGAAGCTATAGATACACTACTTAAATATATGGAGGATTATAGGGACAGGTTAGTAGTAGTGGTTGCTGGCTATCCTGATGAAATGACTAGATTTATAGAATCGAACCCTGGACTTAAGTCAAGATTTAACCGATATTTTTATTTTCAAAATTATATCCCTGAAGAACTATCGGCGATGTTTGAGCAACGTTGCGTTAACAGTCATCTTCAGTTAACTAATACAGCCAGAGAAAGCTTAAAAAATACGTTTAATATTTTATATACGAATAGAGACAGAATGTTTGGCAATGGAAGGTTGGTGAGAAATATTTTTGAAAAAGTTCTAGAGAAACAAGCTAATAGAATTGCTCGAATACCCTCAATTACAGATGCCATATTAGCCACAATACAGCCGGAAGATATACCTTCTCTTGAAAGCCTAGGAATTCACCAACAGAAGGAATCAAAAATATCAGCGCCTCAGCAAAACATTTTAGAATTGGCAAAGAAAGGTGATCCGCAAGCGATCGCTGCTTTAATGAATCGCTCTCTCAAACCTAAAGGAATTACGGCTAAAGCAAACTTGAAGAATGATTGTTTGCAGGTAATGGTTGAGGCAGAGCAAGTTCCAGAGGTTCAGGCTATGGCATCCCTGATTCAGAAGGGTATGACCAGCTTAGGAGTTGAATCTATTGAAAGAGTAAGGTTATATGGACGGCGTAGAGGGGATGAATTACCGTCTTGGAGCCACGAATTTGACCTCGTTGCCAATCCATTTTCGTAG
- a CDS encoding DUF2079 domain-containing protein: MLQQWQKQPELRWVGGMAIAFFVVLSAIALHRYYNFYPTYVAFDQGIFNQVFWNGLHGRFFQSSLSSTLSAAVTQDGQVPEVFYHRLGQHFTPALLIWLPIYALFPSPALLSVLQVALMTAAGLVLYALARQYHNPPLAGMITASFYGAAAVIGPTVANFHDLCQIPLFIFGMLLAMEKRWWWLFWLLAGLTLLVREDAGVVLFSVGFYLGVSRRHLRAGLGVCALSVAYILLVTNWAMPLFSPDISRRFMVEQFGHFVGNQEASSLQVIGAIATQPLRLIQEIITPVDRTISYLLAHWLPLAFVPAVAPAAWLVAGFPLLQNFMRQDPTALSIDLRYALTVIPGFFYGAVLWWAKHPGAFTRRFRRFWIFCLSMSLILTIVSNPNRALSFLIPDSFRPWVYSAPQAQWQRAAAIRGLMAQIPTDASVSATTHIVPHLSNRREIVRFPALQVRNDARAVVSVDYVILDFQQLRQYQVVFDDDRLLLKTMVPVVDRLLGDRSYGLIGFRDGVLLMQRNASSDAIATTAWSSFRQELEPILRQPD; encoded by the coding sequence ATGTTGCAGCAGTGGCAGAAACAGCCGGAGTTGCGGTGGGTGGGGGGTATGGCGATCGCTTTTTTTGTCGTGTTGTCCGCGATCGCGCTGCATCGGTATTACAACTTCTACCCAACCTATGTGGCCTTCGACCAAGGCATTTTTAATCAAGTGTTTTGGAATGGCTTGCACGGTCGCTTCTTCCAAAGCTCACTCTCTTCGACGCTGTCGGCAGCGGTGACTCAAGACGGTCAAGTGCCGGAAGTGTTTTACCATCGGCTGGGCCAGCACTTCACGCCTGCTTTGCTGATCTGGTTGCCAATTTATGCCCTGTTTCCCTCTCCTGCACTGCTGTCAGTGCTGCAAGTGGCACTGATGACGGCGGCTGGCTTGGTGCTATATGCCTTGGCGCGGCAATATCACAACCCACCCTTAGCCGGGATGATTACTGCTAGTTTCTATGGGGCGGCAGCAGTGATTGGGCCAACGGTAGCTAACTTCCATGATTTGTGTCAAATTCCGTTGTTTATTTTTGGGATGCTGCTGGCAATGGAGAAGCGCTGGTGGTGGCTGTTCTGGCTGCTGGCAGGACTGACGCTGCTAGTACGAGAAGATGCAGGTGTCGTCTTATTTAGTGTGGGATTTTATCTGGGGGTGAGTCGGCGGCACCTCCGAGCGGGGTTGGGTGTCTGTGCGCTGAGTGTGGCTTACATACTGCTGGTGACTAACTGGGCTATGCCGCTGTTTTCGCCTGATATTTCTCGGCGGTTTATGGTGGAGCAGTTCGGCCACTTTGTGGGCAATCAGGAAGCGTCTTCGTTGCAAGTGATTGGGGCGATCGCCACTCAGCCGCTGCGGTTAATTCAGGAAATCATCACACCTGTCGATCGCACGATTAGCTATTTACTGGCGCATTGGCTACCTTTGGCTTTTGTGCCTGCGGTGGCTCCGGCGGCTTGGCTAGTGGCGGGTTTTCCGCTACTACAAAATTTTATGCGGCAAGACCCAACTGCTCTGTCGATTGATCTGCGCTATGCCCTCACGGTGATTCCTGGGTTCTTTTATGGAGCGGTGCTGTGGTGGGCCAAGCATCCAGGGGCGTTTACTCGGCGGTTTCGGCGCTTTTGGATTTTCTGCCTCAGTATGTCGCTAATTTTGACGATTGTCTCGAATCCCAACCGAGCTTTGTCTTTTTTAATCCCCGATTCTTTCCGGCCTTGGGTTTACTCAGCACCTCAAGCTCAATGGCAACGTGCGGCAGCAATTCGCGGCTTGATGGCTCAAATCCCAACGGATGCCAGCGTTTCAGCCACAACCCATATCGTGCCGCACCTCTCGAATCGGCGGGAGATTGTGCGTTTTCCAGCCCTACAAGTGAGAAATGATGCGCGGGCTGTGGTTTCGGTGGACTATGTGATTCTGGACTTTCAACAGTTACGGCAGTACCAAGTTGTGTTTGATGACGATCGCTTGCTGCTGAAGACAATGGTGCCTGTCGTTGATCGGCTTTTGGGCGATCGCTCCTACGGGTTGATTGGCTTCCGAGATGGCGTGTTGTTGATGCAGCGTAATGCTAGTTCTGACGCAATCGCGACTACGGCTTGGTCTAGTTTTCGGCAAGAGCTGGAACCCATTTTGCGACAGCCCGACTAG
- the acnB gene encoding bifunctional aconitate hydratase 2/2-methylisocitrate dehydratase, which produces MLESYRQHVAERAALGIPPLPLTPQQTSELCDLLKHPPAGEEEVLLELLRDRVPPGVDQAAYVKAGFLTAIAKGEATSPLITPVEAVKLLGTMMGGYNVHSLIELLQVDSAELATAATAALSKTLLVFDAFHDIQELAVTNAYAKQVMEAWANAEWFTSRPTLPEAIQVTVFKVPGETNTDDLSPATHAATRPDIPLHALAMLETRQPGSLETIVELKKKGYPLAYVGDVVGTGSSRKSAINSVLWHIGQDIPFVPNKRSGGFVLGSAIAPIFFNTAEDSGALPIQCDVTQMETGMVITIHPYKGEITNEAGEVISTFTLQPDTILDEVRAGGRIPLIIGRSLTDKTRTALGLEPSTVFVRPNAPVDTGKGYTLAQKMVGKACGLPGVRPGTSCEPLMTSVGSQDTTGPMTRDELKELACLGFSADLVMQSFCHTAAYPKPADIKTHHDLPDFISSRGGVALRPGDGIIHSWLNRMLLPDTVGTGGDSHTRFPLGISFPAGSGLVAFAAALGVMPLDMPESVLVRFKGELQPGVTLRDLVNAIPYVAIQQGLLTVSKENKKNIFSGRIMEIEGLPDLKVEQAFELTDASAERSCAGCTIKLGTDTVAEYLRSNVALLKNMAARGYQDARTIMRRVAKMEEWLANPTLMEADADAEYAAIIEIDLNEIKEPIVAAPNDPDNVKLLSDVAGDKIDEVFIGSCMTNIGHYRAAAKVLEGAPPVSTRLWVAPPTRMDEHQLKEEGVYSTFGVAGARTEVPGCSLCMGNQARVADNTTVFSTSTRNFNNRMGKGAQVYLGSAELAAVCALLGRIPSVQEYLDIVANKINPFADNLYRYLNFDQIVGFEDEGRVIPLEEMPRIEDILGMPTATTR; this is translated from the coding sequence ATGCTTGAATCCTATCGCCAACATGTCGCTGAGCGAGCTGCCCTCGGTATTCCACCTTTACCCCTCACCCCCCAGCAAACCTCTGAGCTGTGTGACCTTCTAAAACACCCTCCCGCTGGAGAAGAAGAGGTATTACTAGAGCTGCTGCGCGATCGCGTTCCTCCGGGTGTCGATCAAGCGGCTTATGTCAAAGCGGGATTTTTGACGGCGATCGCTAAGGGAGAAGCCACCAGTCCTCTGATAACGCCTGTGGAAGCTGTGAAGCTGTTAGGCACAATGATGGGCGGCTACAATGTGCACTCCTTGATCGAGTTGTTGCAGGTGGACAGTGCCGAGTTGGCAACGGCAGCTACAGCAGCTTTGAGCAAAACTCTGCTCGTTTTCGATGCCTTCCACGACATCCAAGAATTAGCCGTCACCAACGCTTACGCTAAGCAAGTGATGGAAGCCTGGGCGAATGCGGAGTGGTTCACTAGTCGTCCCACTTTGCCAGAAGCAATTCAGGTGACGGTGTTTAAGGTGCCCGGAGAAACTAACACGGATGACTTGTCTCCCGCGACTCATGCGGCAACTCGTCCTGACATTCCGCTGCACGCTTTGGCGATGCTGGAAACGCGGCAGCCTGGATCGCTAGAAACGATCGTGGAACTTAAGAAAAAGGGCTATCCTCTGGCCTATGTGGGAGATGTAGTCGGCACTGGCTCTTCCCGGAAGTCTGCGATCAACTCAGTACTATGGCACATTGGTCAAGATATTCCGTTTGTGCCCAACAAGCGCAGTGGCGGATTTGTCTTAGGAAGTGCGATCGCGCCCATTTTCTTTAATACGGCTGAAGACTCCGGTGCCCTGCCCATCCAGTGCGATGTCACTCAGATGGAAACTGGCATGGTGATCACGATTCATCCTTATAAAGGAGAGATCACCAACGAAGCAGGCGAAGTGATTTCTACCTTCACGCTGCAACCTGACACGATTTTGGATGAAGTGAGGGCAGGGGGACGAATTCCGCTGATTATTGGGCGATCGCTCACCGACAAAACGCGCACCGCTCTAGGTCTTGAACCCAGCACAGTTTTTGTGCGGCCTAATGCGCCAGTCGATACCGGAAAAGGTTATACCTTGGCCCAAAAGATGGTTGGTAAGGCTTGTGGTCTACCTGGTGTGCGTCCCGGTACTTCCTGCGAACCCCTGATGACCAGCGTTGGATCGCAAGATACGACTGGCCCGATGACTCGTGACGAGCTAAAAGAATTGGCTTGTCTAGGTTTCAGCGCTGATTTGGTGATGCAAAGCTTCTGCCATACTGCGGCCTATCCCAAGCCTGCCGATATCAAAACTCACCACGACTTACCTGACTTTATTTCTTCCCGTGGTGGGGTAGCGCTGCGTCCTGGTGATGGCATCATTCACTCGTGGCTGAACCGGATGCTGCTGCCTGACACCGTGGGTACTGGGGGTGATTCCCATACCCGTTTCCCCCTCGGCATTTCTTTCCCGGCGGGTTCTGGCTTGGTGGCCTTTGCTGCGGCTTTGGGTGTGATGCCCTTAGATATGCCTGAGTCCGTGTTGGTGCGCTTCAAGGGTGAACTGCAACCCGGCGTGACGCTGCGCGACTTGGTGAATGCGATTCCTTATGTGGCGATCCAACAAGGATTGTTGACGGTGTCCAAGGAGAACAAGAAGAACATCTTCTCCGGGCGGATCATGGAAATCGAAGGATTGCCTGATCTTAAAGTGGAACAGGCCTTTGAACTGACGGATGCTAGTGCGGAGCGCTCCTGTGCTGGATGCACGATTAAGCTTGGTACTGATACCGTGGCTGAGTACTTGCGGTCGAACGTGGCGCTGCTGAAAAACATGGCGGCGCGTGGATACCAAGATGCTCGCACGATTATGCGGCGAGTCGCCAAGATGGAAGAGTGGCTAGCCAACCCAACGCTAATGGAAGCGGATGCAGATGCTGAGTACGCCGCCATCATTGAGATCGACCTCAACGAAATCAAAGAACCGATCGTCGCTGCTCCCAACGACCCCGACAATGTGAAGCTGCTATCGGACGTGGCGGGAGACAAAATTGATGAGGTGTTCATCGGTTCCTGCATGACCAATATTGGTCACTATCGCGCCGCTGCCAAAGTGCTAGAAGGTGCGCCTCCGGTGAGTACTCGCCTGTGGGTCGCGCCTCCCACTCGCATGGATGAGCACCAACTAAAAGAAGAAGGCGTTTATAGTACCTTCGGCGTAGCAGGGGCCAGAACTGAGGTGCCCGGTTGCTCGTTGTGCATGGGGAACCAAGCCCGTGTGGCCGACAACACAACGGTCTTCTCGACTTCTACCCGCAATTTCAACAACCGCATGGGTAAAGGAGCACAGGTTTATCTCGGCTCTGCCGAACTCGCTGCTGTTTGTGCCCTCCTCGGTCGGATTCCCTCGGTGCAGGAATATCTCGACATTGTAGCGAACAAGATCAATCCCTTCGCAGATAATCTCTACCGCTACCTCAACTTCGATCAAATTGTGGGCTTTGAAGATGAAGGCCGTGTGATTCCCCTAGAAGAAATGCCTAGAATCGAAGACATTCTGGGTATGCCAACCGCCACAACACGTTAG
- a CDS encoding histidine kinase yields the protein MKASPDKPIDPETPLQLLLFVDKRPNSGEQIRHIRNYLKNLKAQYSFDLQVIDVGEQPYLAEHFKLVATPALIKIQPEPRQTLAGSTLVTQLENCWPRWQRSVEEYLATLESQTDSSSPERPNSTIDSVAYSAELMRLSDEIFRLQQDQEDLQEQLRFKDRIIAMLAHDLRNPLTAASIAIETLELSYSPKEGLNTRLKPAVTAQLLKHAKTQTRAIDRMITDILQAARGTSGDFQIQPQKLDLGSLCQEVLVYLRDRFQPKEQQITHDIPSDLPLIYADPERVRQVLINLLDNAIKYAPAKGTIAFSVLHRTTQKVQVSICDDGPGIPEENHERIFEEHFRLKRDEAQEGYGIGLALCQRIVRAHYGQIWVDSVPNQGSCFHFTLPVYRP from the coding sequence ATGAAAGCATCTCCTGATAAGCCAATCGACCCTGAAACTCCGCTACAACTACTTTTATTTGTAGACAAGCGCCCGAATTCAGGGGAACAGATTCGGCACATCCGTAATTATCTAAAAAATCTCAAAGCTCAGTATTCGTTCGATCTACAAGTTATTGACGTAGGAGAACAGCCCTATCTAGCCGAGCACTTTAAGCTGGTAGCAACCCCCGCTTTAATCAAAATTCAGCCAGAACCGCGACAAACGCTGGCGGGCAGTACTCTAGTGACTCAATTAGAAAATTGCTGGCCCCGGTGGCAACGTTCTGTTGAGGAATATCTAGCAACCTTAGAGTCACAAACAGATTCGTCTAGCCCGGAACGCCCCAACTCAACCATTGACTCAGTAGCCTATTCAGCCGAGTTGATGCGGCTTTCAGACGAAATTTTTCGCCTACAACAAGATCAAGAAGACCTACAAGAGCAATTGCGGTTCAAAGACCGCATTATTGCCATGTTGGCTCATGACCTACGTAACCCTCTAACGGCGGCCTCAATCGCGATCGAAACGCTAGAACTCAGCTACAGCCCCAAGGAAGGGTTGAACACTCGCCTTAAGCCTGCTGTCACAGCTCAATTGCTCAAGCACGCTAAAACTCAAACGCGAGCGATCGACCGGATGATCACAGATATTTTGCAAGCAGCTCGTGGTACTAGCGGAGACTTTCAGATCCAGCCGCAGAAACTAGATTTAGGGTCGCTTTGCCAAGAAGTTTTGGTATATCTGCGCGATCGCTTTCAACCCAAAGAGCAGCAGATTACCCACGATATTCCGAGTGACTTGCCGTTGATCTACGCGGACCCAGAGCGCGTCCGCCAAGTTCTGATTAATTTGTTAGACAATGCCATCAAGTACGCTCCTGCAAAAGGCACCATTGCCTTTTCAGTCTTGCACCGCACCACTCAAAAAGTGCAGGTAAGCATCTGTGATGATGGGCCTGGTATCCCAGAAGAAAATCATGAACGAATTTTTGAAGAGCATTTTCGGCTCAAGCGCGACGAAGCTCAGGAAGGATACGGTATTGGTCTAGCATTGTGCCAGCGCATTGTGCGAGCGCACTACGGCCAAATTTGGGTTGACTCCGTCCCCAACCAAGGTAGCTGTTTCCACTTCACCCTGCCAGTTTACCGTCCTTAG